DNA sequence from the Penicillium psychrofluorescens genome assembly, chromosome: 3 genome:
GCGTCAGGTACATGAACCTATCAATTCATCTCCGAAACATCACAGTAGACATtccaagaagagagaagagtATTTCAATGTCGACGGGCAGGGGCGCAAGTGAACGTCACACAAGTCCAAAGTGGCAACATACCTCCACGCAGCTCGTATACTTCGACCTCGTCACCTCTGGAGGCAGCATACAATGCAGCTAGGGCCCCTACAGGCCCAGCACCGACTACGACGACCTTCTGGCCGGATGGAAGAGCGGCCATCATGGAGTGCCGGCGACGAGCGCCATCGGGATGAGTCGTAGCGATGGAAGAAACTCACGGGGTCACGTGCCTCCCGTTTATCCGAAAGGATCGACCAGTTAAGGTGTTGACTCAGCGCGGATCCAATGCGTTGTGGCCTGAGGCAACAATTATTCCTGTTCGGGCTTAGTGTGGATCGGCTCCTTGGTCGCGCGGCCAAAAAGCGAATAATTCTTGATTCTCTCGACGATCACGAGATTCACGATCATCTGTccgccatggcagccacgGCCCGAAAATGCATCGGCTTGGAATGTACCAACGATGCAGGCACCCTGCAGTGCCCGACCTGCCTGAAGACGGGCACCGacagcttcttctgctcgcAGGACTGTTTCAAGCGGAGTTGGGTATGATCCGATCTCTCCGTCTGCCGTGTTGACTTGGTGACTGACTCCAAAGGCTGCGGTAGACCGAGCACAAGACCATACACAAGAAGAGTAATCTCCtcatcaacttcttccctccGAAGGTAGTCTCTGAACCAGATCCAGCCACCGGCCACTTTAACCCCTTCCCGTCCTTCCAATTCACCGGCCCGCTGCGCCCAGTGTACCCTCTATCGCCCAAACGCACCATCCCCCAGTCGATCACGCACCCGGACTATGCTCGCGATGGCATCCCGCGCTCCGAGCAGCGCCTGGTCGGCCGGCACAACATCACGATTCTGAacaaggaggagcaggagggcATGCGCAAGGTCTGCCGGCTGGCACGGGAGGTACTAGATCTAGCCGCAGCGGCGATCAAGCCCGGCGTCACGACGGACTATATCGACGAAGTGGTCCACAAGGCCTGCATAGAGCGTGAGGTATGTTGCTGAAATAACCACCACCGAGGGGGGGAGGAACCACCCTGACGTTCGTTCTCAGTCATATCCATCACCACTGAACTACGTGAACTTCCCGAAATCCGTCTGCACCTCGATCAACGAGACCATCTGCCACGGTATTCCCGACCAACGGCCGCTGGAAGACGGCGATATTGTCAACATCGACGTGACCCTGTACCACAAGGGATTCCACGGCGATCTCAACGAGACGTACTATGTCGGCGACAAGTCCCGCGCGAACGCCGACGCCGTGCGCGTGGTGGAGACGGCACGCGAGTGTCTCGACAAGTCCATTGACCTGGTGAAGCCTGGCATGCTGTTCCGGGACCCCGGCAACGTGATCGAGAAACTCGCCAAGAGCCGCAACTGCAGCGTTGTCAAGACCTACTGCGGGCACGGAATCAACCAGTTGTTCCACTGCGCGCCCAATGTTCCTCACTACGGCAAAAACAAGGCTGTCGGGACCGCGAAGCCCGGCATGTGCTTTACGATCGAACCCATGATTAACCTGGGCACGCACCGCGACCGCACCTGGCCGGATGATTGGACCAGCACGACGGCTGATGGGTCCCTGTCGGCTCAGTTTGAGCACACACTGCTGGTGACGGAGGATGGGGTCGAGGTGTTGACGGCACGGTTGCCCGATTCGCCTGGCGGGCCCATCCCGATTCCGgtggcggaagagaagaacgGGAATTGAGATCTAGTCTAGCTTAGATATCCTTGACGCTGCATTTGATCCATCTATCTACTACCCAATCTCATCACTCCTAGTTGCCGACGTATAGTTCTCATTGGTCCGATATCGGCTAATCGGCAGTACCAAGGCGGGGGTGCCTTATCAACACGTGCCGCCTTGAGGGTGTCGACGGTTTCCACGGGAATTGAGGGTTGGGAGGATCTGCTGGGCTGCTGGGGACAATCCGGGGCAAGATTCGACAAGGAAAATGCCTCCAGACCAAGAACCCAACGAGACATCCCCGCTGCTGGGCGCGCAAGGGGATGCCCATCCTCCCTCCACGGGGGCCATTCCCTCGCAGATTGACGAAGAGCAGGCAAAGGAGCCGTTCCCCGATGCGCGGAAGCAGCTCAAATATATTGTCCCTGCCATTTCCCTGGGAGTACGAAAGATCCCCGTTTACCTCGTAAATGAACATGACTAACCTGACATACTATAGATTTTCCTCTCAGCTGCGGACCAGacaatcatcatggccagctATGGTCAAATCGGCAGTGATCTCAAGGCCCTGAACTTGACGAGCTGGATTGCAACTTCGTACTTTCTCACTCTCACCTCGTTTCAGCCTCTGTATGGCAAGTTGTCTGATATCTTTGGCCGCAAGCAATGTCTGCTGTTCGCGTATGCCATTTTCGGGATAGGCAATCTGTTCTGCGGGCTGGCTCGCAATATCAATGAGTTGATTGCTGCGCGGGTCTTCCAGGGTAttggtggcggtggcatgACTACCGTGGTCAGTATCCTGATGAGTGATATTGTTCCGCTGCGGGATCGGGGCGTGTGGCAGGGCATTATCAATATTATCTATGCCACTGGCTCGGGCACGGGTGCGCCGTTAGGTATGGCCATCCAATCATTTTTTGTATACGGATCAATACTGATTGATGCCTCTTAGGTGGAATTCTGGCCGATTATAttggctggcgctggtgtgTATTCCCTCGTTGTCTACCGAAAGTTTTCTTCTCTGACAGTCTCTCCGCAGGGCATTCCTGGCACAATTCCCTCTGTGCATTATTGCCTTTGTCGCCGTATCCTTCATGTTGAAGCTCCCGCCCCGCGAAAGCGCCCACTGGAAGACCAAGCTCCGACGCatcgacttcctcggcgccatcgtcctcgtcggtgCCGTATTCGGTTTCCTGCTGGGTCTTGACCGAGGCAGCAACGTCTCATGGAAGATGCCCATCACAATCATCTCGCTGAGCGTCTCAGTCGTGCTATTCgggctcttcctcctggtCGAGATCTACCTCGCGGCCGAGCCCTTTGCGCCGGGacacatcatcttcgaccgGACTGTCTTTGCTTGCTACTGCTGCAATTTCTTCAGCTTTGGCGGCTGGCTCGCCGCACTGTTCTATATCCCGTTGTATTTCCAAGCGGTCGATGGCGTATCTGCCACTGTCGCGGGTCTGCGTCTGCTTCCGAGTATCCTGGCCGGAGTGACTGGCTCTTTGGTTGCGGGTGTTGTCATGAAATGGTCTGGGAAGTATTACTGGCTGACTGTTGCCGCATACACCTCCCTGACGACGGGGTGTTTCTGTGTCTATCTTTTCTCCGGCACGGCCATGGAAAACACGGTCATGATGATTATAGGAATGGTCCTTGCCGCGTTTGGCAATGGCATCGGAGTCACGTCGACCTTGATTGGCCTGAGTAAGTTCTCGACATTCTCCGCGCTGTAAAACTTACTGACCAACCCACCAGTCTCAAACGCTACACACGAAGACCAAGCCGTCGTGACCGCCTGCTCATATCTCTTCCGCTCCCTGGGCTCCGTCATCGGCCTGTCTCTCTCATCGACAGTAGTCCAACAGCTCCTCCGCGCCCGACTGCGCTCCGAACTACACAGCAGCAAAAACATCGACCAGATTGTCGACGGCGTCCGCGAGAGTCTTGATTTCATCAAGAAACTCGATCCCGAGATCGCCCAGATCGTGCGCAGCTGCTACGGCTGGTCCACGAACAAGGGCTTCGGCTTtatggtggtggtggtgttctTCGCGCTGTTTAGCAGCTTCTTCATTCGGGAGAGTAAGCTCACTCGCTGAGAGGACTGGATGGACCAGTACATAGTGTCGAGGGGGTGAGTGAAGGGTTGGCATTTCTTTTCTATCCGGACGCCGTAGGTACATACCCTTTTTGCATTTGTATGTGATGGGAAGTAGATGGATGGGGGAAATATGCATAGTATTTTGATAAAATTGGCAATGATAACGATCTAGAGTTTGAGTTCATAGCTGCTTCTGTTCTTCCTTGTATAATAGGACCCGTGGAATTCATTCTGTCTCTACTCAACCATAATAGCTCTCCCTCTAAAAGGTTAAAATGTGATCACTGCACAGACCCTGGGGCAAGACTAGCCCCCACACTCGATCTGGCCgctgctcggcctggttcgctccctttctttttcctgggCCCTGTTGATCCCTGCTTCTACTGGCAACACCCGTCTTGGCCATCCTTGGTCGCGGTCCCCCATCTGGCCGGGAGCCCGATATTTACCACGCTAACAATGCCTAGAACTCGAGGTTCCTCGCAGGGATCTTTCGAGCCAATTGCGCCTATTGGGGGCTCAAAAAAGAAGAGCCCCATTGGCAAACCCACGCGCTTCGGTCTGGGCTCATTTCCCCGGACCGGAACTGGACATCCTgcgttggccttggccttggtgcTGGCTCGGTGCAATTAGAATGTCTCAATCCCTTTATTATTGGACATCTCGCGCGAgtcttctctccttctcattCTCACCGTCGCGTCTGGCAGTGACTGCTCCCTCTAGGCGTCACCATGGTTGCCATTGCGCTTCTCACCCTGGGATTTCTGGCATCTCAGATCCCAGGCGTGCCCGCATCCGCCCATAGACATGGCCATCATGTCCACCACCGtcctccgccctccccgGCAACACCCACGGCTGCCTCCACGGAgacagccgccgcagcagctcaGCTAGATCATCTGTCCCAGATTGCTCTCCAAAACGCAATTGAGAACTTCGAGGGAAAACCGATAAGCCCAGATGGCTGCAATGCGCTAACTCTGCGAGTCCGGCGTGACTGGAGGGACTTCTCTTACCGGGATAAGAGGGAGTATATCGATTCCGTGCTCTGTTTACAAAGGCTGCCGGCGCGGACTCCCTCGAAGCTGGCTCCGGGGGCGAAGACTCGCTTCGATGACTTTGTGGCAACTCACATCAACCAGACTATGGAAATCCATTACTCTGTACGTGGTTTTTCTGGTATTTTTTATTTTGTCCGATGCTGATTTGCAGTAGGGTACATTCTTGGCCTGGCACCGGTATTTCGTCCATGGATTTGAAACCGCTCTGCGCGATGAATGTGGTTATACTGGCGACTATCCGTACTGGGACTGGGGCGCCGATACCAACGATATGTCCAAGTCGCCCGTCTTCGATGGAAGTGAGACGTCCATGTCTGGCAACGGCCTCCACATCCGCGACGAGAAAGACATCCAACTAAAAATGGGTAACTTCGCTCCCATATCTCTGCCGGCTGGCACGGGGGGAGGATGCGTCCATAATGGACCATTCAAGGACTACACGGTCAATCTGGGCCCGGCCTCTCTGGAGCTATGCGGCGGCAACCTGAGCAAAGTAGCTCACCCGATGGACTACAACCCACGCTGTTTCAAGCGCGACCTGACCACAGAGATCCTGCAACGCTACGCCAACTACACATCCATCGTGTCACTGATCGTGAATAACCACAACATCTGGGACTTCGAAATGACCATGCAAGGCATTCCGGGCAGTGGATCTATTGGCGTCCATGGCGGCGGCCACTATGCGATGGGCGGTGATCCTGGCCGCGACGTCTTCACGAGTCCCGGTGACCCGGCCTTCTGGCTTCATCACGGCATGATCGACCGCGTGTGGTGGATTTGGCAGAACCTGGACTTGGAGACGCGCCAGAATGCTATCGCGGGTACTGGCACGTTTTTGAACCAGCCGCCTTCGCCGAATACCACCCTTGACACTGTGATTGACCTGGGCTGGGCGAACCTGAGACCCATTGCTATGAAGGATCTTATGAGTGCCAGTGATGGGCCTTTCTGCTATGTGTATAGATGAAGTGGTACTATGAGGGTGAATAAGTTATAATTTTGTGAGGAAAGTTAATGTATATAATCAAAATAGTTAATTCATGAAGTACATATGGGCTTTCCAATAGAGCAAGGAGCAGCATAGCAGTGTAACTCGAACGTATATCTGAGGGACAGTATCTGCTCCACAACAAAGCCATATTTATCTTGCTAATTTCGACAAATTTATTTCTCCCCTAAATCGCTATGAGGCGAACTAATGTTGTAGTGCCTAACCCCGTGATGTCCGAGCTCCAAACCCCAAACCCTTCCCAAAAACCGTCATCCACTTGGCACCTACACCTTCGCCGATCACTCACTCACTCCGACCACTAGAACTTGGTTTCTGCTGTCCTCTGTTTCTCCAAGACAATTCATCAACAATGATCTCTCCTCAATTTCCCTGACAGTTTCATTTGCAGCTTCCAGCTCAGCGGCCATGCCCACACCGCATTCGGGGCCGGTCTCGTTGACACGATACCGGCCCATCCTCTACCTCTTCACCGGTGTCGCAGCGGCCTATGCAGTTGTCTACATCCATAACAATGTCATTCTGCCACGGCGTTCCCAACCCTCGCTGCGACGTCGAAACGCCGTGCGCCGCCACCGACGAAGCGATGCCGAAGAACTCGCCCTGCTCGAGACCCCGTCCTACCGAGCCATCACCCACCTCGAACAACTGGAGCGGCAGAATGGAGTGTACGGAACATTTCGCATCGAGACCGAAGACGGACGACGCGTGGAAAGTGGCCTCTTGCCTTCGCTGCTCGCAACCCGCGACCAGCtgatggaggaggttggggtCCCTCCGGCCCACGCGGAGCGCATGCGCGAAATGATGGAAGACACTTTTCTGGAATCTTTTCTTGCTCTCGACTTCCCCTCCGCACACACTCTTGCAGACAACAGCCCAGAAAGGGCTTATTTGACGGAGCAACTTCAACGACGAGGGATTTCCCGGGCGGGCATTGAGAGGGCGCTGATCCGGTTCAATGGAGACGAAAATTATGGAGAGGAGCTGCGCCGGCGGAGGCAGAACGGCGAGCGAGTAACGCTCTCTACTTCCACCTTCCCGGAAGTGTCGGGACCGCCACAGAACCTCGACGGCGCAGAAACGGTGGTTGATGACCAGAGTGTCTTCTCCTGGCGAGATGGGAACAATGATACCTCTCCGACACGAGAGGGACAGAATCTGCTAAATTTGCTCTATCACATTGCCGAGGACCAGGCGCGGAGAGATGGCTATATTCACCGGGGCGTGACTTGCAACAGCTGCGGCGCCATGCCCATCCAGGGTATTCGATACCGATGTGCGAACTGCATCGACTATGACCTTTGTGAAACATGCGAGGCGATGCAAGTACATATCAAAACGCATCTGTTCTACAAGGTGCGGATTCCGGCTCCCTTCTTGGGCAACCCACGACAATCACAGCCTGTGTGGTATCCTGGGAAGCCCGCGATGCTCCCACGCAGCCTTCCACGGACCCTGGCCAAGCGCCTCATAAAGGAGACGGGTTTTGAAAACACCGAGCTCGATGCCCTCTGGGACCAGTTCCGCTGCCTGGCAAACTATGAATGGGCAGATGATCCGAACAAGTTGTACATGGCCATTGACCGCAAAACATTTGACCGGTGCTTTGTGCCCAACACCTCCATTCGgccgcctcctcccagtCTCATCTACGACCGTATGTTTGCGTTCTACGACACAAATAACGACAACCTCATCGGGTTTGAAGAGTTCCTCAAGGGGCTGGCGAGTTTGAATAATAAAAGCAACGATGAAAGGCTGCGGCGTGTCTTTCGTGGATACGATATCGATGGAGATGGTTACGTGGAGCGCAAGGACTTCCTCCGAGTGTTCAGAGCGTACTATGCTCTCAGTCGGGAGCTCACCCGGGATATGGTTGCTGGAATGGAGGATGACTTTTTGGAGGGCGGCGCTCGAGATGTCGTTCTTGGTAGCCAGCCTATCAGCTCTGCTTTTCCAGGCAACATTCCCTCGGGCGAGCCTTCACGGACTGGTGAGGGTAAACGGCCGAATCAGGATGGAGATATGGAAATCGTCGACAATGAAGGTATCTTGCGACAGGACGGTGACGATACTGGTGACCGACACTCAATCGTTGGTGACGCGGCTGTGCGAGAGCAGTTCGGTCGAGTGCGTCCGTTGTTTCCGTCGACACTTCGCCTTCCTCGTGCCGAGGTCGAGGCTTCCCAGGCGGAATTTgatcatggtggtgatgataACGATGATGCCAGCGAATCTTCTGACGAGTCCGGCTCTTCAGTTGCCAGCGGCAACTGGCCACCAGCCGAACATATCCACGAAGAAGACATTATCGACGCGCTGGGGACGTATGTTCCTCCTCAAGAGATTACCGATCCCGTCGACAGAGCTCGTATTGCTACCTCGGTGTATCACAGAATGCGCGATGACGATCGGCGTCGAGTAGACGAGGCGCGACGATATGGTATTGATGAGCGCTGGAGACGCCGGGCATTCTAcacggatgaagaagatggtgcAACCGTCCCGGAGGGATATCAACGGGATCCGGCCGTGGATGACGATCTCAGTGATGACGAGAAGCTCCATGTACCGCAAACCTTTGAGCCGCAACCGCCTTCTTCCCGTTCGCGGTCATCGTCTAAGGTGCGGTTTCAGGACGACCTCACCGACGATTACGATGTGCGCTCAAACCCTTCAACATCGTCCCGGAGCATACCAGTTGGGGAACGGTGGGGAGGTTTCGAGATCCCGGAAGTCGAAAAAGATGTGGGCAAAGAGATCTTGTATCAGGTCACGCAACAGGGGTTCAACGAGCTTCTCGATATACTGTTCAAACCCAAAGAGGATCTGATCATGGAAGCGTATCGGACACGAGCTGATCGCAAGGCATGGGCTCAGGAGATTGAGCTTGTGGAGAAAGCTGATCCCCAAAAAGGCACCATCAAGGAGGCACAGGCAAGCAACGAGGGAGAATTGCGGGCCGTCACCAGTGAAAGGTCTCTGGATGACCTCTTGCAGCGCTCTGGCTATGCCGTGCTCAGTCCGGTAGCGGAGTCCGTCAACATAGGGCCAGTGTTGGCCCCTCCATCCCCAGGGGCTGTATCGCCCCGGGACGACGACAACGATGACGATGTTCGGCCCTCTCATCTCGGTGATCCAGGACATGATGTTGCCATTGGTCAAGACCGGCCGTTCGAGGAGGATTACGATGAAACTGAGTCAGATGCATCTGGTCCGGAGTCCTCAGAAGATATCTCGCAACttgcggatgaagaagagctgtACAATGATCCTACTTTACCACAACACCGTCCCAACGCCGAATTCGCTCGACCTCGTCTTTCTTTCCGCGACCAGCCCTCTGTGATAGCCTCACCAGAATCCTCCGACCTCCCCTTGGAGCTCCGCCTCGAACCAAACGGCAcaacctccctccccgcACCGTCTTCTCCCGACTTTTCATCCCccgaagccgaagccacAGCGCCCAAACCCCCTCCCTCACCTATGCAGCCACTCCCACCGCCGACCTCGTCGACCGACCAAGCGGCGGAACCTTCTGGCCCGCACAAACCGTCGCCCAAGACCATTGCCCGATGGGCGTACCTGAACCAGGTCGAGCGCGAAGCCAAGGAGCGCGGCCGCAGCGGAGCAGCAAAGCTCAGCTTTGAGGAATTTTCCCGCCGCATGGCTGCAGACCGCGGACGGAGGCTTGGGTTTGTGGCTACCTGGATTGAGATGGCTAGTTTTTAGATTCGGCGGAGAATCTTTGTACATTAATATCTATACGGAAAGAAACCAAGGAGTGTACGGTACGGTTCAAGCAAAATAGTTATCACGTAGCTCATATTTTATCCCAACCACGTAAATCTCTCTGTCAGAGTGGAATGGCCTCGAAATTCCTCTCATTCCAAAATGCTGAATAATCGAGCCCGATGGCTAATAAGTTAACTACCACCCTGCCGTGGCCAACATCAACGCGGTTTAACATAATTCATTCTTTCGCTCTAAGACATCTTGGGACTGCCAGCTCTCAATATCGCTGTGTAGAGTGCTAGGAGACGCGTACATTCTATTTTCAAGACTCATGTTTCATCTTGGTTCTGCGATCTGGGGCAGTCATGGATGACAAAAGGCGTCGGACCAGGACCGGCTGTCTGACATGTCGAACAAGACGGATCAAATGTGATGAACGGAAACCAACCTGCGAGCGCTGCGAAATCACCAATGTCGAGTGCGCTGGATATGCACAGAAGCGCCGTGTCATGACAAGGCGACCAAAGCATAGCTCAACAGCGCTTACGAGCGCCTCACCCTCCACAGAGCCTGAACACCACGGTTATGCCACACCACATCTACAACTACGCGCCGATGGGCTGCCTTTGATAGGGGTTCCAAACAACCCGACTTCATTACAGCGGCCGCATGCTCGGGCCCGCGATGTGTTGGCCTATCACCAATTCCTCTTCAGGACCATGCTGATCATTTTCCCGGAAGAGACTCTTTCTTACTGGAGAGACTATGTTTGCCAAGAAGCTTGGGAAATTGAGTGTGTCTATGATGCTATTGTCGCGCTCGGATCCATGCATCGGGCCACATTGTTGCTATCCCAGCAAACTGAGAACGACCGCCATCGAGGTTTAGACACCAAAGTGATCGCTATCCGGGCGTATGCAAACGCGTTACAAGGTGTTTCCGATAATTTAGCTCGCAATCAAATTTCCATGGCCCTTCTTTTGGGTGTGCTCATTCTTTTTGCATATGTTGAGGTAAAACCTCCCTCTGGAGAAGTCTATCGTTGATACTAACAATCACACATAGTGCTTCGACGGGAATATTCCAGCGACAATGCGACACATCCATATGGCCCAGCATTATTTCAAATCAATGTGCTCCAGAGACGGCCGAGAATCGGAACACTACAAGACAGCGATCGAGTTATGTCTGCAAGACTTGGACCTTGTTCGTCGTGTTACCCTGCCGGATCCAAAAGTGATCAAAATGATACACCCAATGCATATTCAAAGTCAAAGACCTAGCTTATCTCCATCCTCAGCTCAGGTGGCTCTGGACTCATCGCCGAGAGTTATGCTGCAGCAATTACTCGATATTGGCTCTATGGACGCCGAAATCAAGCAATTGACTTGGTGCCCAGTTGGTGTTAATTTGAGACCCATACCAGAGAGCAAGATTCTGGTCATGATTGAGTGCCTGAGAGATTGGAAAGCTGCCCATGCCATTCTTTTCCATCGGTTCATGGTCGATGAAGCGCTATCAGACGCCGTAAATTTCAATTTTGCGGCTTTGGACAAACTGCCCATCCCCCCGTCCCCTCATCCAAGTCTACCAAAAGATTACTGCCTTGCACTAGCATTATACGCATTTTACCGAGCGCGACTCACTTGGGCGCTAAGCATTTCCAATCACGGAGACAGCAATCTCGAACTCGACACCTATCACTTCATCTATCAGCTACTACGATTCGTCCAGACTGCCACGGACAGTCCACCTTCAACCGCTCAATACAGTCCTTTGAGATGCGAAGCGCTGAGAATAGGCTTTTCACCAATGCTTTTCCTCGCCGGACAATCCTGTCCCAAACCAACCTGGCTTCGGTGGATATCATTTGAATTGGACCGAGTCGGCCAAGAAGGCGTTTTCAATAACAAAGCCTTTGCTTCAAGCCTTGATGTCCTGTCAACCCTCGAAAAGCGTGTCGATCGAGACTTGGGGCCGCCTGGTGTCGAGCGCTTCTCATCGTCAACTTCGCGCGTGCTATCTATTCTTTTCCCCGACATGGACGGTCGAGTCTTCGTGACGTACTATGGCGAAGCCCGAGATCGAGATGCGGATGGCGGTAACTTGTATTCTCCTTTGAGCATTGCCCGCTGGTCGGCTTTTGTCAATGAAGGCAGACCTGTTGTGAATGCGTTTGATGGGGATCGAGGAACCGTGTTCAGTGAATGGGTTTTGGGTCAGAGTTTGGTTAGGGAGTGGGTGCAGTGGTTGACTTTTTCGGAATTCGATCTCAATCAGACGCTTCATGATCATATGAATGGGGGTCGGCTATTGCCCAATCGTGATGAAGTGGATTGGTGATAAATGAATAGATTCAATTAGATACGGCTCAGTGTTCTTGACATTTTATAGCTTTAACCGAGATAAGCGAGGCGAACGAGTTACGCGTAGCCTTTTCCAATTGGGTGATCACTAGACTCGTGGTATTTTGGAGGGCGCGCGGGCTTGGTAGACTTCAACATACCTTTTTAATTTCTTCAACGATTCTGCTCATCGATTTATCAGCGCCAGCATGAACGAGACCGGTCAACCAGCTTTGAAACTCTGGTACTCCCCAGGAGCGTGCTCACTCGCAGCCCACGTTATCCTCCTTGAGACACGCCTTAAATTCGACCTAGTGCTTGCCCAAGTCGGCCATTTCACAGATGAATTCATGGAACTCAATCCCAAGGGACGCGTGCCTGTTTTGTCATTTGACGGCGAAATCATTACCGAGACACCCGCAATCCTTACCGCGATTTCATGCTTAGTTCCCGAGAAGCTCCTTCTGGGACAAACCACCTTGGAAACTGCTCGAGTATACGAATGGTTGGGTTATTTATCGGGAACCCTACATGGCCAGGGCTTTGGCGCATTGTGGAGGCCAGGAAGGTTCCTTGATGATGAGAGTATGTTTCCTAGGCTACAAGAGCAGGCGGAGCGGACAATTCGACAGTGCTACAGCTTTATAGAGGACAAGTTTGCCTCTAGTCAGAGCCTTTATGCAGTGGGAGAGTCGTTTACTATTGTCGACCCTTTTCTGTTTGTTCTTTATCGCTGGGGATACCGGGTTAAAATCGAAATGCGATCTGAGTATCCGCACTTCGCTGCCTGGGCGGCTAGAATCTCTATCAAGGATTCTGTGATTAGAGCGCGGGAGACCCATGTTGGCATCTAAGGCAAAACGGGTGATCTATTCTGAAAATTTCCTTCGATCTTTGAATCTCTGGCTCGGACTCACAGGAAACCTACTGGTCCGCGTAACTCGCTATTCTCGCTTAACTCGCATAACTGTCAAGAGCTCTGGCCCGGGGTGTCTCCATACGGGATGCAAGGATGAATCTAGAATCCCATGGTGGCCAACATGTACGTGCCAATTT
Encoded proteins:
- a CDS encoding uncharacterized protein (ID:PFLUO_004273-T1.cds;~source:funannotate), with translation MAATARKCIGLECTNDAGTLQCPTCLKTGTDSFFCSQDCFKRSWTEHKTIHKKSNLLINFFPPKVVSEPDPATGHFNPFPSFQFTGPLRPVYPLSPKRTIPQSITHPDYARDGIPRSEQRLVGRHNITILNKEEQEGMRKVCRLAREVLDLAAAAIKPGVTTDYIDEVVHKACIERESYPSPLNYVNFPKSVCTSINETICHGIPDQRPLEDGDIVNIDVTLYHKGFHGDLNETYYVGDKSRANADAVRVVETARECLDKSIDLVKPGMLFRDPGNVIEKLAKSRNCSVVKTYCGHGINQLFHCAPNVPHYGKNKAVGTAKPGMCFTIEPMINLGTHRDRTWPDDWTSTTADGSLSAQFEHTLLVTEDGVEVLTARLPDSPGGPIPIPVAEEKNGN
- a CDS encoding uncharacterized protein (ID:PFLUO_004274-T1.cds;~source:funannotate), with translation MPPDQEPNETSPLLGAQGDAHPPSTGAIPSQIDEEQAKEPFPDARKQLKYIVPAISLGIFLSAADQTIIMASYGQIGSDLKALNLTSWIATSYFLTLTSFQPLYGKLSDIFGRKQCLLFAYAIFGIGNLFCGLARNINELIAARVFQGIGGGGMTTVVSILMSDIVPLRDRGVWQGIINIIYATGSGTGAPLGGILADYIGWRWAFLAQFPLCIIAFVAVSFMLKLPPRESAHWKTKLRRIDFLGAIVLVGAVFGFLLGLDRGSNVSWKMPITIISLSVSVVLFGLFLLVEIYLAAEPFAPGHIIFDRTVFACYCCNFFSFGGWLAALFYIPLYFQAVDGVSATVAGLRLLPSILAGVTGSLVAGVVMKWSGKYYWLTVAAYTSLTTGCFCVYLFSGTAMENTVMMIIGMVLAAFGNGIGVTSTLIGLISNATHEDQAVVTACSYLFRSLGSVIGLSLSSTVVQQLLRARLRSELHSSKNIDQIVDGVRESLDFIKKLDPEIAQIVRSCYGWSTNKGFGFMVVVVFFALFSSFFIRESKLTR
- a CDS encoding uncharacterized protein (ID:PFLUO_004275-T1.cds;~source:funannotate), with amino-acid sequence MVAIALLTLGFLASQIPGVPASAHRHGHHVHHRPPPSPATPTAASTETAAAAAQLDHLSQIALQNAIENFEGKPISPDGCNALTLRVRRDWRDFSYRDKREYIDSVLCLQRLPARTPSKLAPGAKTRFDDFVATHINQTMEIHYSGTFLAWHRYFVHGFETALRDECGYTGDYPYWDWGADTNDMSKSPVFDGSETSMSGNGLHIRDEKDIQLKMGNFAPISLPAGTGGGCVHNGPFKDYTVNLGPASLELCGGNLSKVAHPMDYNPRCFKRDLTTEILQRYANYTSIVSLIVNNHNIWDFEMTMQGIPGSGSIGVHGGGHYAMGGDPGRDVFTSPGDPAFWLHHGMIDRVWWIWQNLDLETRQNAIAGTGTFLNQPPSPNTTLDTVIDLGWANLRPIAMKDLMSASDGPFCYVYR
- a CDS encoding uncharacterized protein (ID:PFLUO_004276-T1.cds;~source:funannotate), with the protein product MPTPHSGPVSLTRYRPILYLFTGVAAAYAVVYIHNNVILPRRSQPSLRRRNAVRRHRRSDAEELALLETPSYRAITHLEQLERQNGVYGTFRIETEDGRRVESGLLPSLLATRDQLMEEVGVPPAHAERMREMMEDTFLESFLALDFPSAHTLADNSPERAYLTEQLQRRGISRAGIERALIRFNGDENYGEELRRRRQNGERVTLSTSTFPEVSGPPQNLDGAETVVDDQSVFSWRDGNNDTSPTREGQNLLNLLYHIAEDQARRDGYIHRGVTCNSCGAMPIQGIRYRCANCIDYDLCETCEAMQVHIKTHLFYKVRIPAPFLGNPRQSQPVWYPGKPAMLPRSLPRTLAKRLIKETGFENTELDALWDQFRCLANYEWADDPNKLYMAIDRKTFDRCFVPNTSIRPPPPSLIYDRMFAFYDTNNDNLIGFEEFLKGLASLNNKSNDERLRRVFRGYDIDGDGYVERKDFLRVFRAYYALSRELTRDMVAGMEDDFLEGGARDVVLGSQPISSAFPGNIPSGEPSRTGEGKRPNQDGDMEIVDNEGILRQDGDDTGDRHSIVGDAAVREQFGRVRPLFPSTLRLPRAEVEASQAEFDHGGDDNDDASESSDESGSSVASGNWPPAEHIHEEDIIDALGTYVPPQEITDPVDRARIATSVYHRMRDDDRRRVDEARRYGIDERWRRRAFYTDEEDGATVPEGYQRDPAVDDDLSDDEKLHVPQTFEPQPPSSRSRSSSKVRFQDDLTDDYDVRSNPSTSSRSIPVGERWGGFEIPEVEKDVGKEILYQVTQQGFNELLDILFKPKEDLIMEAYRTRADRKAWAQEIELVEKADPQKGTIKEAQASNEGELRAVTSERSLDDLLQRSGYAVLSPVAESVNIGPVLAPPSPGAVSPRDDDNDDDVRPSHLGDPGHDVAIGQDRPFEEDYDETESDASGPESSEDISQLADEEELYNDPTLPQHRPNAEFARPRLSFRDQPSVIASPESSDLPLELRLEPNGTTSLPAPSSPDFSSPEAEATAPKPPPSPMQPLPPPTSSTDQAAEPSGPHKPSPKTIARWAYLNQVEREAKERGRSGAAKLSFEEFSRRMAADRGRRLGFVATWIEMASF